The Methanocaldococcus jannaschii DSM 2661 genome has a segment encoding these proteins:
- the alaS gene encoding alanine--tRNA ligase: protein MKHNYKVKLFDELGFVRKKCKKCGQWFWTLDEERETCGDAPCDIYSFIGKPITKKPYTYKEMVKEFINFFKEHGHEPIKRAPVTARRWRDDILLTIASIAVFQPWITKGIVKPKANPLVIAQPCIRLNDIDNVGRTGRHLTCFTMGGHHAFNREDDFKYWQDETVELCFNFFKKLGIDEKSITFIESWWEGGGNAGPCYEVITHGVELATLVFMQYEKVGDNYKEIPLKIVDTGYGIERFVWASTGEPTIYDAIFKNIVNKLKEDAGVKDIDKEILAKITEVAGLMDVKDVGDLRKLREEVANKVNIPVEELDKLISPYEDIYAIVDHTRALAFMLGDGIVPSNVKDGYLVRMLIRKTLRHMDRLNLSTPITEIVAMQLNELKDLYPELLDMEDYIMEILEIETNKYRQTIERGKGIVERLLKSKKEIDLENLIELYDSHGLPPEIVKDVAKSLGKDVKIPDNFYTIVAERHENKKEVKEKIKLPEVNVDKTELLFYEYPKMKEFEAKILRIVDDYVILDRTAFYPEGGGQKADTGYIIKGDKKFRVVDVQKENNIVYHKIENLNDELKEGDIVKGVIDWKRRLSLMRNHTATHIINAAAQKVLGRHVWQAGSDVDVDKARLDITHYKRISREELKDIERVANEIVLNNYNIKSIFMDRNEAEEKFGFRIYQGGVVPGNVLRIVIIEDENGNIVDVQACGGTHCQNTGEVGFIKIIKTERVQDGVERLIYSSGLSALKAVQEMEDILEESAEILRCPTEELPKVIKRFFEEWKEQRKKIEELEKKIGELKKFELINKFETIGNYKVLVEKVEANPKEMLNIADNLATENAIVVLLNDKGNILCKRGENVDIKMNELIRYIAKGGGREHLAQGKYEGDVEEIKKKVIEFIKNK from the coding sequence ATGAAACATAATTATAAAGTAAAATTATTTGATGAACTTGGATTTGTAAGAAAGAAGTGTAAGAAATGTGGGCAATGGTTTTGGACTTTGGATGAAGAGAGAGAAACATGTGGAGATGCACCTTGTGATATCTATTCATTTATTGGAAAGCCGATAACTAAAAAGCCATATACATACAAGGAAATGGTTAAAGAGTTTATAAACTTCTTTAAAGAGCATGGGCATGAACCAATAAAAAGAGCTCCAGTAACTGCAAGAAGATGGAGAGATGATATTTTATTAACAATCGCTTCAATAGCTGTGTTTCAGCCATGGATCACCAAAGGAATTGTAAAACCAAAGGCAAATCCTTTAGTTATAGCCCAGCCATGTATAAGGTTGAATGATATTGACAACGTTGGAAGAACTGGAAGGCATTTAACATGCTTTACAATGGGAGGACATCATGCTTTTAACAGAGAAGATGACTTCAAATACTGGCAGGATGAGACAGTTGAACTCTGCTTTAACTTCTTTAAAAAATTGGGCATAGATGAGAAATCAATAACCTTTATTGAGAGTTGGTGGGAAGGTGGGGGAAATGCTGGGCCTTGCTATGAGGTAATAACTCATGGTGTTGAGTTAGCAACCCTTGTTTTTATGCAGTATGAGAAAGTTGGAGATAACTACAAAGAAATTCCGTTAAAAATCGTTGATACTGGTTATGGTATTGAAAGATTTGTCTGGGCTTCAACTGGAGAACCAACAATATACGATGCCATATTTAAAAATATCGTCAATAAATTAAAAGAAGATGCAGGAGTTAAAGATATAGATAAGGAGATATTGGCTAAAATTACAGAAGTTGCTGGATTAATGGATGTTAAGGATGTTGGGGATTTGAGAAAGTTGAGAGAGGAAGTAGCTAACAAAGTAAATATCCCAGTTGAGGAGTTAGATAAGTTAATCTCCCCTTATGAAGACATCTATGCAATAGTAGATCATACGAGGGCTTTGGCATTTATGTTGGGAGATGGAATAGTTCCTTCAAACGTTAAGGATGGTTATTTGGTTAGAATGCTTATAAGAAAGACATTAAGACATATGGATCGGCTAAACCTTTCAACACCAATAACCGAAATTGTTGCAATGCAGTTGAATGAACTAAAGGACTTATATCCAGAGTTATTGGATATGGAAGATTACATTATGGAGATTTTAGAAATTGAGACAAATAAGTATAGACAGACAATTGAAAGAGGAAAAGGAATCGTTGAAAGATTATTAAAGAGCAAAAAAGAGATTGATTTAGAGAATTTAATTGAGTTATATGACAGCCATGGCTTACCTCCAGAGATCGTTAAAGACGTTGCTAAATCGTTAGGAAAAGATGTTAAAATTCCAGACAACTTCTATACAATAGTTGCAGAGAGACACGAAAATAAAAAAGAAGTTAAAGAGAAAATTAAACTTCCAGAAGTTAATGTTGATAAGACAGAACTGTTATTCTACGAATATCCAAAAATGAAAGAGTTTGAGGCTAAAATCTTAAGAATTGTTGATGATTATGTAATCTTAGATAGAACTGCATTCTATCCAGAAGGTGGAGGACAGAAGGCAGATACTGGATATATAATAAAAGGAGATAAGAAGTTTAGAGTTGTTGATGTGCAGAAAGAAAATAATATAGTTTATCATAAAATAGAGAACTTAAATGATGAATTAAAAGAAGGAGATATTGTTAAAGGAGTTATTGATTGGAAGAGAAGGTTAAGTTTAATGAGAAACCACACTGCAACACACATAATAAATGCTGCAGCTCAGAAGGTTTTAGGAAGGCATGTTTGGCAGGCAGGTTCAGATGTTGATGTAGATAAAGCGAGGTTGGATATAACTCACTATAAGAGAATAAGCAGAGAAGAACTGAAAGATATTGAGAGAGTAGCTAATGAGATTGTCTTAAATAATTATAACATAAAGAGTATATTTATGGATAGAAATGAGGCAGAGGAGAAATTTGGATTTAGAATATATCAAGGAGGAGTTGTTCCAGGAAATGTTTTAAGGATTGTTATTATTGAAGATGAAAATGGAAATATCGTTGATGTTCAAGCATGTGGTGGGACGCACTGCCAAAACACTGGAGAGGTTGGATTTATAAAGATAATTAAGACAGAGAGAGTTCAAGATGGTGTTGAAAGGCTGATTTATTCAAGTGGCTTAAGTGCTTTAAAAGCAGTGCAAGAGATGGAGGATATATTAGAGGAGAGTGCTGAGATTTTAAGATGCCCAACTGAAGAACTGCCAAAGGTTATAAAGAGATTCTTTGAAGAGTGGAAGGAGCAGAGAAAGAAGATAGAGGAGTTAGAGAAAAAGATAGGAGAACTTAAGAAATTTGAATTAATAAATAAATTTGAGACAATTGGAAATTACAAAGTTTTAGTTGAGAAAGTTGAGGCTAATCCAAAAGAGATGTTGAACATAGCTGATAACTTAGCTACTGAAAATGCCATAGTTGTGTTATTGAATGATAAGGGCAATATATTATGTAAAAGAGGAGAAAATGTAGATATAAAAATGAATGAACTTATAAGATATATTGCCAAAGGAGGAGGTAGAGAGCATTTAGCTCAAGGAAAATATGAAGGAGATGTAGAGGAGATTAAAAAGAAAGTTATTGAGTTCATTAAAAATAAATAA
- the feoB gene encoding ferrous iron transport protein B, which yields MKSYEIALIGNPNVGKSTIFNALTGENVYIGNWPGVTVEKKEGEFEYNGEKFKVVDLPGVYSLTANSIDEIIARDYIINEKPDLVVNIVDATALERNLYLTLQLMEMGANLLLALNKMDLAKSLGIEIDVDKLEKILGVKVVPLSAAKKMGIEDLKKAISIAVKDKKTAEIKYPNFEPYIKKITSILQKDEDLKKYNLRYLAIKLLENDKYVEEIVKNSKVWNELKPVLDSIINELSKKYGEAELGIVEERYKVIDKIVKEVMKKTSGKLTTTEMLDDVLTDEKIGTLLIIPFLWMLFKFTFDVSKPFSAMIEYFFGFLSEVVKSSISNKFIASLLADGIISGVGAVLVFFPILAFLFFAISFLEDSGYMARIPFITDRIMNKFGLPGKAVISMVMGFGCNVPAIMATRTIEDEKDRILTILINPLLSCSARLPIYALFAGALFSKYQGVVILSMYALGVVLALITAFLFRKLIFKTSPSYLIVELPPYHIPHLNVVLKNTWERVYDFLRKAGTIIVFGVILVWVLSVYGPSGYLGEEVFENPQLIANSWVAVIGKTLAPLFSPMGWDWRACSALVFGIIAKEVVVGSLAMLYGTGEENLSSVIAHAFSPVSAYAFMAFSLIYLPCIATLAVIKQEIGWKWALFAVTYEMILAYVVALVISVIGNLLF from the coding sequence ATGAAAAGCTATGAAATAGCTTTAATCGGTAACCCAAACGTTGGTAAATCTACCATATTTAACGCTTTAACTGGGGAAAATGTATATATTGGAAATTGGCCTGGAGTAACTGTAGAGAAAAAAGAAGGAGAGTTTGAATATAATGGAGAAAAATTTAAAGTTGTTGATTTACCTGGAGTTTATAGTTTAACAGCCAATTCTATTGATGAGATTATTGCAAGAGACTACATAATAAACGAAAAACCAGATTTAGTCGTTAATATTGTTGATGCTACTGCCTTAGAAAGAAATCTATATTTAACTTTACAGTTAATGGAAATGGGGGCTAATTTATTGTTGGCTTTAAATAAAATGGATTTAGCTAAAAGTTTAGGAATAGAGATTGATGTAGATAAATTAGAGAAGATTTTAGGAGTTAAAGTTGTTCCTTTATCTGCAGCTAAAAAGATGGGTATTGAAGATTTAAAAAAAGCTATATCTATAGCTGTAAAAGATAAAAAAACAGCTGAAATCAAGTATCCAAACTTTGAGCCTTACATTAAAAAAATAACCTCTATTTTACAGAAGGATGAAGATTTAAAGAAGTATAATCTGAGATATTTGGCTATAAAGCTCCTTGAAAATGATAAGTATGTTGAAGAGATTGTAAAAAATAGCAAAGTTTGGAATGAATTAAAACCAGTATTGGATAGTATTATAAATGAATTATCTAAAAAATATGGAGAGGCAGAATTGGGGATAGTTGAGGAGAGGTATAAGGTTATTGATAAAATAGTTAAAGAAGTAATGAAAAAAACTTCTGGAAAGCTAACAACTACTGAAATGCTTGATGATGTTTTAACAGATGAAAAAATAGGAACTTTATTGATTATCCCATTTTTATGGATGTTGTTTAAATTTACATTCGATGTTTCAAAGCCATTTTCAGCCATGATAGAATATTTCTTTGGATTTTTATCAGAAGTTGTAAAATCCTCCATATCCAATAAATTTATTGCCTCATTATTAGCTGATGGGATTATTTCAGGTGTTGGAGCTGTTTTAGTGTTCTTTCCAATCTTGGCATTTTTATTCTTTGCCATATCCTTCTTAGAGGATAGTGGATACATGGCGAGGATTCCATTTATCACAGATAGAATAATGAACAAATTCGGCTTGCCTGGAAAGGCAGTTATCTCAATGGTTATGGGCTTTGGATGTAATGTTCCGGCGATAATGGCAACAAGAACCATAGAGGATGAGAAGGATAGGATTTTAACTATATTAATAAATCCTCTATTGTCTTGTTCTGCACGACTGCCCATATATGCACTATTCGCTGGAGCTTTATTCTCAAAATATCAGGGAGTTGTAATTTTAAGCATGTATGCCCTTGGAGTTGTTTTAGCTTTAATTACAGCATTTTTATTTAGAAAGTTGATTTTTAAAACTTCCCCCTCATACTTGATTGTTGAACTTCCTCCCTATCATATCCCACATTTAAATGTAGTTCTAAAAAATACTTGGGAGAGAGTTTATGACTTTTTAAGAAAGGCGGGAACAATTATTGTATTTGGAGTTATCTTAGTTTGGGTTTTATCAGTTTATGGACCTTCAGGATATTTAGGAGAGGAAGTATTTGAAAATCCTCAATTAATAGCTAATTCATGGGTTGCAGTTATTGGAAAAACTTTAGCTCCTTTATTTTCTCCAATGGGATGGGATTGGAGGGCTTGCTCTGCTTTGGTGTTTGGGATAATAGCTAAGGAGGTAGTTGTTGGAAGTTTGGCAATGTTATATGGGACTGGAGAGGAAAATCTCTCATCTGTTATTGCTCATGCATTCTCTCCAGTATCTGCCTATGCATTTATGGCATTTTCTTTAATTTACCTCCCATGTATTGCAACATTAGCAGTTATAAAGCAAGAAATTGGGTGGAAATGGGCGTTATTTGCAGTAACTTATGAGATGATATTAGCTTATGTTGTAGCTTTGGTAATCTCCGTTATTGGAAATCTATTATTTTAA
- a CDS encoding FeoA family protein: MYPLAFAKEGEEVIVKKIDAGCGAMQRLVSMGINIGSKLKVIRNQNGPVIISTKGSNIAIGRGLAMKIMVEDAEYGGENEKL; this comes from the coding sequence ATGTATCCATTAGCATTTGCAAAAGAGGGAGAGGAAGTTATAGTAAAGAAAATTGACGCTGGTTGTGGAGCTATGCAGAGATTGGTAAGCATGGGGATTAATATAGGAAGTAAATTAAAAGTTATAAGAAATCAGAATGGACCTGTAATAATATCAACTAAAGGAAGCAATATAGCAATAGGGAGAGGTTTAGCGATGAAAATAATGGTAGAGGATGCTGAGTATGGGGGAGAGAATGAAAAGCTATGA
- a CDS encoding metal-dependent transcriptional regulator, with product MSQSIEDYLERIYLFIKENNRPIKTTELAKLLNIKPSAVTNMAKKLHRLGYVNYEPYIGITLTEKGIEEAKKILDKHKTIKIFLVEFLGLDEKTASEEACKLEHALSDEILERLKIFMEKFKDKV from the coding sequence ATGTCTCAAAGTATTGAGGATTATTTAGAGAGGATTTATTTATTCATAAAAGAAAATAACAGACCAATAAAAACAACTGAACTGGCTAAATTGTTAAATATAAAGCCATCAGCAGTTACAAATATGGCAAAAAAACTGCATAGATTGGGTTATGTTAATTATGAGCCATATATTGGGATAACTTTAACTGAAAAAGGCATTGAAGAGGCTAAAAAAATATTGGACAAACATAAAACAATTAAAATATTTTTAGTGGAGTTTTTAGGATTGGATGAAAAAACAGCATCTGAAGAAGCTTGCAAATTAGAACATGCATTATCAGATGAAATATTAGAGAGATTAAAAATTTTTATGGAGAAATTTAAAGATAAAGTTTAA
- the hemC gene encoding hydroxymethylbilane synthase, with protein MIRIGTRGSKLALYQANKVAELLKNLGYKVEIKIIKTTGDRVLDKKLSDIGIGVFTKELDLAMLNNEIDIAVHSLKDIPTIWNENLMVGAVLERDSYHDLLIWNKDIDFNEDSKIVIGTSSMRRRAFLKFIYPNAKFELLRGNVDTRLRKLKEGLYDAIVLSEAGIIRLGVSLEDFNYKRLDILPAPAQGIIAVACKRDDEEMKSILKEINHERTYLESLCERTALNEFGGGCSVPFGALAVYDEKNELLKLKAAVVTNDELKNASGEVKCKIDEIDKAVELGKKIGLKLKN; from the coding sequence ATGATTAGAATAGGGACAAGAGGTAGTAAATTGGCATTATATCAAGCTAACAAAGTGGCTGAACTATTAAAAAATCTTGGTTATAAGGTAGAAATAAAGATAATTAAAACTACTGGAGATAGGGTTTTAGATAAAAAGCTATCGGATATAGGTATTGGCGTTTTTACAAAGGAGTTAGATTTAGCCATGTTAAATAACGAAATTGATATAGCAGTTCATAGCTTAAAAGACATTCCAACTATTTGGAATGAAAATTTAATGGTTGGGGCTGTTTTGGAGAGAGATAGCTATCACGACTTGCTAATATGGAATAAGGATATAGATTTTAATGAAGATAGTAAAATAGTTATAGGAACTTCAAGTATGAGGAGGAGGGCTTTTTTAAAGTTTATTTATCCAAATGCAAAATTTGAGTTATTGAGGGGAAATGTAGATACAAGATTAAGAAAGCTAAAAGAAGGGCTTTATGATGCTATTGTTTTATCTGAAGCTGGAATAATAAGATTGGGAGTTAGTTTAGAGGATTTTAACTATAAAAGATTGGATATCCTTCCAGCTCCTGCTCAAGGAATTATAGCCGTTGCTTGCAAAAGAGATGATGAGGAAATGAAAAGCATCTTAAAAGAGATTAACCATGAAAGAACTTACTTAGAGAGTTTATGTGAAAGAACTGCATTAAATGAATTTGGAGGAGGTTGTAGTGTTCCATTTGGAGCTTTAGCAGTTTATGATGAAAAAAATGAGTTATTAAAATTAAAAGCTGCAGTTGTTACCAACGATGAGTTAAAAAATGCCTCTGGAGAGGTTAAATGTAAAATTGATGAGATTGATAAGGCAGTTGAATTAGGGAAAAAAATTGGACTAAAATTAAAAAATTAA
- a CDS encoding diphthine--ammonia ligase, whose amino-acid sequence MKVAVLYSGGKDSNYALYWALKEGFDVKYLVNVESENKESYMFHIPNVHLTELSAEAVGIPLIKLYTKGEKEKEVEDLKKGLEKLDVEGIVTGAVASIYQKSRIDRVCEELGLKSFAPLWHKDPEWILRTVSELFNVRIVGVYAYGLGKEWLGKRITKENIDKLLNICEKYGIHKAFEGGEAETFVFDAPMFKKRIEVVEAEIEWHETWGIYHIKKAKLVDKE is encoded by the coding sequence ATGAAAGTCGCTGTTTTGTATTCTGGAGGAAAAGATTCAAACTATGCACTATACTGGGCATTAAAAGAAGGTTTTGATGTAAAATACCTTGTAAATGTTGAAAGTGAGAATAAAGAAAGTTACATGTTCCATATTCCAAATGTGCATTTAACTGAGTTAAGTGCTGAAGCTGTAGGAATTCCTCTAATAAAACTATACACAAAAGGAGAAAAAGAAAAAGAAGTTGAAGATTTAAAAAAAGGGCTTGAAAAATTAGATGTTGAGGGGATTGTTACAGGAGCTGTGGCAAGTATTTATCAAAAGTCAAGGATTGACAGAGTTTGTGAGGAACTTGGATTAAAATCCTTTGCTCCATTATGGCACAAAGACCCAGAGTGGATTTTAAGAACTGTTAGCGAGCTTTTTAATGTGAGAATTGTTGGTGTCTATGCTTATGGCTTAGGAAAAGAATGGTTAGGAAAGAGAATAACCAAGGAAAATATTGATAAATTATTAAATATCTGTGAAAAATATGGAATACATAAGGCGTTTGAGGGAGGAGAAGCTGAGACATTCGTTTTTGATGCTCCAATGTTTAAAAAGAGGATAGAGGTTGTTGAGGCAGAGATAGAATGGCATGAAACTTGGGGAATTTACCATATAAAAAAGGCAAAATTGGTTGATAAAGAATAA
- a CDS encoding aspartate kinase encodes MTTVMKFGGTSVGSGERIRHVAKIVTKRKKEDDDVVVVVSAMSEVTNALVEISQQALDVRDIAKVGDFIKFIREKHYKAIEEAIKSEEIKEEVKKIIDSRIEELEKVLIGVAYLGELTPKSRDYILSFGERLSSPILSGAIRDLGEKSIALEGGEAGIITDNNFGSARVKRLEVKERLLPLLKEGIIPVVTGFIGTTEEGYITTLGRGGSDYSAALIGYGLDADIIEIWTDVSGVYTTDPRLVPTARRIPKLSYIEAMELAYFGAKVLHPRTIEPAMEKGIPILVKNTFEPESEGTLITNDMEMSDSIVKAISTIKNVALINIFGAGMVGVSGTAARIFKALGEEEVNVILISQGSSETNISLVVSEEDVDKALKALKREFGDFGKKSFLNNNLIRDVSVDKDVCVISVVGAGMRGAKGIAGKIFTAVSESGANIKMIAQGSSEVNISFVIDEKDLLNCVRKLHEKFIEKTNS; translated from the coding sequence ATGACAACAGTAATGAAGTTTGGAGGAACTTCTGTAGGTTCTGGAGAAAGAATTAGGCATGTGGCGAAAATAGTAACAAAGAGAAAAAAAGAGGATGATGATGTGGTTGTTGTAGTTTCAGCAATGAGTGAAGTAACTAACGCATTGGTGGAGATATCTCAGCAAGCTTTAGATGTTAGAGATATCGCAAAAGTAGGAGATTTTATAAAATTTATTAGAGAGAAACACTACAAAGCTATAGAAGAAGCTATAAAATCAGAAGAAATTAAAGAAGAAGTAAAAAAAATAATTGACAGCAGGATTGAAGAATTAGAGAAGGTTTTAATTGGTGTAGCATACTTAGGGGAGCTTACACCAAAGTCAAGAGACTATATATTATCATTTGGAGAGAGGTTGTCCTCACCAATATTAAGTGGAGCTATTAGAGATTTAGGAGAAAAGTCTATTGCTTTAGAAGGAGGAGAAGCAGGAATAATAACGGATAACAACTTTGGAAGTGCAAGAGTTAAAAGATTAGAGGTTAAAGAGAGATTGTTACCATTATTAAAAGAGGGCATTATTCCAGTGGTTACAGGATTTATAGGAACCACTGAAGAGGGTTATATAACAACCTTAGGAAGAGGCGGAAGTGATTACTCAGCCGCTTTAATTGGTTATGGCTTAGATGCAGATATTATTGAAATTTGGACAGATGTTTCTGGAGTTTATACAACAGACCCAAGATTAGTTCCTACTGCAAGAAGAATTCCAAAACTTAGTTACATAGAGGCTATGGAATTAGCATACTTTGGAGCTAAGGTTTTGCATCCAAGAACTATAGAGCCAGCTATGGAGAAGGGCATTCCAATATTGGTAAAGAATACATTTGAGCCAGAGAGTGAAGGAACTTTAATAACCAACGATATGGAGATGAGTGATAGCATAGTTAAAGCTATATCAACAATAAAAAATGTCGCTTTAATAAACATATTTGGAGCTGGGATGGTTGGAGTTAGTGGAACAGCGGCAAGGATATTCAAAGCTTTAGGAGAAGAGGAAGTTAATGTAATTTTAATAAGCCAAGGTTCCTCTGAAACAAATATATCCCTCGTTGTAAGTGAGGAGGATGTTGATAAAGCATTAAAAGCATTAAAGAGAGAGTTTGGGGATTTTGGAAAGAAGAGCTTTTTAAACAATAACTTAATTAGGGATGTGAGTGTTGATAAAGATGTTTGTGTTATTTCAGTTGTAGGGGCTGGAATGAGAGGAGCTAAAGGCATAGCTGGAAAGATATTCACTGCTGTTTCTGAAAGCGGGGCAAATATAAAGATGATAGCTCAAGGTTCATCAGAAGTGAATATATCATTTGTTATTGATGAAAAGGATTTGTTGAATTGTGTTAGAAAATTGCACGAGAAGTTTATTGAAAAAACTAACAGCTAA
- a CDS encoding tetratricopeptide repeat protein has product MDENIKKAEYYYKKGVEVGNKGDVEKALEYFNKAIELNPFYRDAWFNKALALRILGRYEEARECFFRGLAVEKHLTHKKYNSDDEK; this is encoded by the coding sequence ATGGATGAAAATATTAAAAAGGCAGAGTATTATTATAAAAAAGGTGTAGAAGTTGGAAATAAAGGAGATGTAGAAAAAGCCTTAGAGTATTTTAACAAAGCAATAGAATTAAACCCATTTTATAGAGATGCATGGTTTAATAAAGCTTTAGCTCTGAGAATTTTGGGGAGGTATGAGGAAGCAAGGGAGTGTTTTTTTAGAGGTTTAGCTGTTGAAAAACATCTGACGCATAAAAAATATAATTCTGATGATGAAAAATGA
- a CDS encoding OsmC family protein, whose translation MNPEMIMEMMNSDIAKEMAPKMMPKMMPLALEKFLQYIPENERKEFIARIVDIIVSKDENKEVSAEYLDMFEALLNVKGLKIHSRGGKGAIKEKISPMDLFLAGLCGCVCIAVGNTLKANNIDAEIKVDGKVEKSFEEGKIKKVIINIYVKVDGDIDKEKLKKLVLEGSKKCLISNSISCEIEKNVILE comes from the coding sequence ATGAATCCAGAGATGATTATGGAGATGATGAATTCAGACATTGCTAAAGAAATGGCTCCTAAAATGATGCCAAAGATGATGCCTTTAGCTTTAGAGAAGTTTTTGCAATATATTCCTGAAAATGAAAGAAAGGAGTTTATAGCAAGAATTGTTGATATAATTGTAAGCAAGGATGAGAATAAAGAAGTTTCTGCTGAATATTTGGATATGTTTGAAGCCCTACTAAATGTTAAAGGTTTAAAAATCCATTCAAGAGGAGGAAAAGGGGCAATAAAGGAAAAAATATCCCCAATGGATTTGTTTTTAGCTGGGCTTTGTGGATGTGTTTGCATAGCTGTTGGTAATACATTAAAAGCTAACAACATAGATGCTGAGATAAAAGTAGATGGAAAGGTTGAGAAATCCTTTGAAGAAGGAAAGATAAAGAAGGTAATTATAAACATCTATGTAAAAGTTGATGGAGACATAGACAAAGAGAAATTAAAGAAATTAGTTTTAGAAGGCTCAAAAAAATGTTTAATAAGCAACTCTATAAGCTGTGAGATTGAGAAGAATGTCATCCTTGAATAG
- a CDS encoding PLDc N-terminal domain-containing protein: protein MWPCPIGFGMVGFPIFGFFFMGLFFVIGIAVFIIIIITIVDILKRDALDTLEKILWILVVWFLGIIGAIIYYLLSKRNSKSKGDNNGKNIGSN from the coding sequence ATGTGGCCTTGTCCAATAGGTTTTGGAATGGTTGGATTTCCAATTTTTGGATTTTTCTTTATGGGATTGTTTTTTGTTATTGGAATAGCAGTTTTTATAATAATTATTATTACCATTGTGGATATTTTAAAGAGGGATGCTTTAGATACTCTTGAAAAAATCTTATGGATATTGGTTGTCTGGTTTTTAGGGATAATTGGAGCAATAATTTACTATCTGTTATCTAAAAGAAACTCTAAGAGTAAAGGAGATAACAATGGCAAAAATATTGGTAGTAACTGA
- a CDS encoding DUF166 domain-containing protein yields the protein MAKILVVTDGAYGYRIKGTINSFGKKNKFIGIYKINKPDDLIVDDIEFPDELLEKIKEADILLLYTQHPDNTYYLCYEARRLNKDIAIIVATWSGEGEKKELKKFDAICPEEMCLLDENEVGSLIDKYPKLKEFLEEFGTPKVKVYVKDNKVIDVEVLRTSICGSTLFMAKLMKGMEVNDIEEFAKKSAMLIQRYPCVAGKIKIFRGDCRKQKALNIHKEAVLEGIIFI from the coding sequence ATGGCAAAAATATTGGTAGTAACTGATGGAGCTTATGGATACAGGATTAAAGGAACAATAAACTCCTTTGGAAAGAAAAATAAATTCATTGGAATCTATAAAATCAACAAACCAGATGATTTGATAGTTGATGATATAGAGTTTCCAGATGAGTTGTTGGAAAAAATTAAAGAGGCTGATATTTTATTGCTTTATACTCAACATCCAGACAACACCTATTATCTCTGCTATGAGGCAAGGAGATTGAATAAAGATATTGCCATAATCGTTGCTACGTGGAGTGGAGAGGGAGAGAAGAAGGAGCTAAAGAAGTTTGATGCTATATGTCCAGAAGAGATGTGTTTGTTGGATGAAAATGAGGTTGGAAGCTTGATAGATAAATATCCAAAATTAAAAGAATTTTTAGAAGAATTTGGAACTCCAAAGGTTAAGGTTTATGTTAAAGACAACAAAGTTATAGATGTGGAGGTTTTAAGAACATCTATCTGCGGTTCAACCTTATTTATGGCTAAGCTGATGAAGGGAATGGAGGTTAATGATATTGAAGAATTTGCCAAAAAATCTGCCATGCTAATTCAAAGATATCCATGCGTTGCTGGGAAGATAAAAATTTTTAGAGGAGATTGTAGAAAGCAAAAAGCATTAAACATACACAAAGAGGCTGTTTTAGAAGGGATAATTTTCATTTAA